From a single Salvelinus sp. IW2-2015 linkage group LG22, ASM291031v2, whole genome shotgun sequence genomic region:
- the LOC111949349 gene encoding B-cell CLL/lymphoma 7 protein family member B-B isoform X1, whose translation MSGRSGRAETRSRAKDDIKKVLAAIEKVRKWEKKWVTVGDTSLRIFKWVPVTDTKQIYRSKSITGEVRGLKDVVLENTSSTMDFLDECSNQSFLSDVYQPKMDSSSSSSQHPSEAVSPLPHTTTLRTAEDAQPPMLGQESVDEPSQPAHEVADEPPTLIKEDLVLPLGVQVKAPCTEEEEGSGAPPLKKICTEKKSVLR comes from the exons ATGTCCGGACGGTCAGGTCGCGCGGAGACACGAAGTCGTGCTAAAGATGACATTAAAAAGGTGCTGGCAGCAATTGAAAAAGTGCGTAAATG GGAGAAGAAGTGGGTAACTGTGGGAGACACATCCCTACGCATATTCAAGTGGGTGCCTGTGACAGACACTAAACAG aTATACCGGAGCAAATCCATAACTGGAGAGGTTCGAGGTCTAAAAGATGTGGTGTTGGAAAACACCAGCTCTACCATGGATTTCCTAG ATGAATGCAGCAACCAGAGTTTCCTGTCTGATGTCTACCAGCCCAAAATGGACAGCAGCAGCTCAAGCTCCCAGCACCCCAGCGAGGCAGTCAGTCCTCTTCCTCACACCACAACACTCCGCACGGCCGAAGATGCTCAACCACCCATGCTGGGCCAGGAGAGTGTGGACG AGCCATCCCAGCCAGCACATGAAGTTGCTGATGAGCCTCCCACATTGATCAAGGAAGACCTGGTTTTGCCCCTTGGTGTCCAAGTAAAAGCTCCATGCACAGAG gaagaagagggatcaggaGCCCCTCCACTGAAGAAAATTTGCACTGAAAAAAAATCTGTACTGAGATAA
- the LOC111949349 gene encoding B-cell CLL/lymphoma 7 protein family member B-B isoform X2 codes for MSGRSGRAETRSRAKDDIKKVLAAIEKVRKWEKKWVTVGDTSLRIFKWVPVTDTKQIYRSKSITGEVRGLKDVVLENTSSTMDFLDECSNQSFLSDVYQPKMDSSSSSSQHPSEAVSPLPHTTTLRTAEDAQPPMLGQESVDEPSQPAHEVADEPPTLIKEDLVLPLGVQVKAPCTEVS; via the exons ATGTCCGGACGGTCAGGTCGCGCGGAGACACGAAGTCGTGCTAAAGATGACATTAAAAAGGTGCTGGCAGCAATTGAAAAAGTGCGTAAATG GGAGAAGAAGTGGGTAACTGTGGGAGACACATCCCTACGCATATTCAAGTGGGTGCCTGTGACAGACACTAAACAG aTATACCGGAGCAAATCCATAACTGGAGAGGTTCGAGGTCTAAAAGATGTGGTGTTGGAAAACACCAGCTCTACCATGGATTTCCTAG ATGAATGCAGCAACCAGAGTTTCCTGTCTGATGTCTACCAGCCCAAAATGGACAGCAGCAGCTCAAGCTCCCAGCACCCCAGCGAGGCAGTCAGTCCTCTTCCTCACACCACAACACTCCGCACGGCCGAAGATGCTCAACCACCCATGCTGGGCCAGGAGAGTGTGGACG AGCCATCCCAGCCAGCACATGAAGTTGCTGATGAGCCTCCCACATTGATCAAGGAAGACCTGGTTTTGCCCCTTGGTGTCCAAGTAAAAGCTCCATGCACAGAGGTTAGTT aa